One genomic region from Candidatus Eisenbacteria bacterium encodes:
- a CDS encoding Fe-Mn family superoxide dismutase, which translates to MSHRYVAKTFDLSGLHGISDRTLEMHLRLYEGYVHETNRLNERIRELLRDGKVDQEEMPEYSELTRRLGFEHNGMVLHELYFENLTRGGSPDPPRASAFARAAAASFGSYEVWKADFVSVGKIRGVGWAICSVDPATGGLANNWITLHDVGNVAGVVPLLVMDVWEHAFVLDYKPKERPKYVEAFLANVWWQTVEQRLVGSADRTGRRRRRSPEECDAAR; encoded by the coding sequence ATGAGCCATCGCTACGTCGCGAAGACGTTCGACTTGAGCGGCCTCCACGGCATCTCGGACCGCACCCTCGAGATGCACCTGCGGCTCTACGAGGGCTACGTGCACGAGACCAATCGGCTGAACGAGCGCATCCGTGAGCTCCTGCGCGACGGGAAGGTGGACCAGGAGGAGATGCCCGAGTACTCCGAGCTGACCCGCCGCCTCGGCTTCGAGCACAACGGCATGGTCCTGCACGAGCTCTACTTCGAGAACCTCACCCGGGGCGGTAGCCCCGACCCACCGCGCGCCTCCGCCTTCGCGCGCGCGGCGGCGGCGAGCTTCGGAAGCTACGAGGTGTGGAAGGCCGACTTCGTCAGCGTGGGGAAGATTCGCGGTGTGGGGTGGGCCATCTGCTCGGTCGATCCCGCGACCGGTGGGTTGGCGAACAACTGGATCACGTTGCACGATGTCGGCAACGTGGCCGGCGTCGTGCCGCTGCTCGTGATGGACGTCTGGGAGCACGCGTTCGTGCTCGACTACAAGCCGAAGGAACGTCCCAAGTACGTCGAGGCGTTCCTGGCGAACGTGTGGTGGCAGACGGTCGAGCAGCGTCTGGTCGGGAGCGCCGATCGCACCGGCCGCCGGCGCCGCAGAAGCCCGGAGGAATGTGATGCCGCGCGGTGA
- a CDS encoding acyl-CoA dehydrogenase family protein, with translation MDFSYTPEEERFRTELRTWLEKNPPGPEPEEAKAWVAYAKAWQRRLAEAGWCGVAWPKAYGGRGATLIQQIIFQEELARAKAPQFIGLAGLTMGGPVLIAHGTEEQKKRHLRPILSADEIWCQGFSEPNAGSDLAALKTKAVLDGDTFVVTGQKVWTSWARYADVCMCLVRTDPEAPKHKGITFLLVDMHSPGVTVRPLVQINGDPDFNEVFFEDVRVPRRNVVGELNRGWDIAITCLMHERQTLTFSRQLQSKVALTEMLETARRHQRGGVPATRDPVVRQALTRAYIDAETMRFLAYRNLTKVLRGGVPGPEGSIEKLFWSEMYQRQIDTACELLGPHSQLLRRSKHAVDDGRWPHLLLYSMGRTIAAGTSEVQRNIIAERVLGLPRA, from the coding sequence ATGGACTTCTCCTACACGCCGGAAGAGGAACGCTTTCGCACCGAGCTGCGGACGTGGCTCGAGAAGAACCCGCCGGGGCCGGAGCCGGAAGAGGCCAAGGCGTGGGTCGCCTACGCCAAGGCGTGGCAGCGGCGGCTCGCCGAAGCGGGCTGGTGCGGCGTCGCGTGGCCGAAAGCGTACGGCGGGCGCGGCGCGACCCTCATCCAGCAGATCATCTTCCAGGAGGAGCTCGCGCGCGCGAAGGCGCCGCAGTTCATCGGGCTCGCGGGCCTCACGATGGGCGGTCCGGTGCTCATCGCACACGGCACCGAAGAGCAGAAGAAGCGCCACCTGCGGCCGATCCTCAGCGCCGACGAGATCTGGTGCCAGGGGTTCTCGGAGCCGAACGCCGGCTCGGACCTCGCCGCCCTCAAGACGAAGGCCGTCCTCGACGGCGACACGTTCGTCGTGACCGGGCAGAAGGTGTGGACCAGCTGGGCGCGCTACGCCGACGTGTGCATGTGCCTCGTGCGCACCGACCCCGAGGCACCCAAGCACAAGGGGATCACGTTCCTGCTGGTCGACATGCACAGCCCCGGCGTGACCGTGCGGCCGCTCGTGCAGATCAACGGCGATCCCGATTTCAACGAGGTCTTCTTCGAGGACGTGCGGGTACCGCGCAGGAACGTCGTCGGCGAGCTGAATCGCGGCTGGGACATCGCCATCACGTGCCTCATGCACGAGCGCCAGACGCTCACCTTCAGCCGCCAGCTCCAGTCGAAGGTCGCACTCACGGAGATGCTCGAGACGGCGCGCCGGCACCAGCGTGGCGGTGTCCCGGCGACGCGCGACCCGGTCGTCCGCCAGGCGCTCACGCGCGCCTACATCGACGCCGAGACGATGCGCTTTCTCGCTTACCGCAACCTGACGAAGGTGCTGCGCGGCGGCGTCCCTGGACCGGAAGGGTCGATCGAGAAGCTCTTCTGGAGCGAGATGTACCAGCGCCAGATCGACACGGCGTGCGAGCTGCTCGGGCCGCACAGCCAGCTCCTGCGCCGCTCCAAGCACGCCGTCGACGACGGCCGCTGGCCGCATCTCCTGCTCTACTCGATGGGCCGCACGATCGCCGCCGGCACGTCGGAGGTGCAGCGCAACATCATCGCCGAGCGCGTGCTCGGGCTGCCGCGGGCCTAG
- a CDS encoding aspartate aminotransferase family protein, whose protein sequence is MARDALGRLDRAHLVHGFGSPAVAERDGTIRMVRGRGIYVWDAAGRRYVDGLSGLWNVAVGHGRAEIARAVARQARQLAYAPTLLGFATEPAIRLAARIAKLLPKELGHVVFTSGGSESNESVIRYVRAYARLRGTPDKIRIVALTSAYHGSSTGAASLTGLSTFHRYYEPMMAEVDRIARPYCYRCELGKTYPACGLACADELERVVAREGAARIGAVIVEPVQGVGGVIVPPVGWLERLRAICDRHDILLVVDEVITGFGRTGKWFGFQHAAVVPDMLVFAKGVTSGYQPLGGVVLHDRVWREFVGAGPDFALHHGFTYSGHPVACAAGLANLDIIEREKLVAAVRAKAPYFRMRLDALAASPVVGEIRSIGLMAAVEIVADKPTRRPFAADLRVPWKIREAAIRRGLLCRAGAEGVMLCPPLPTTRAEIDTLVGVLGEAIAEVAAGENP, encoded by the coding sequence ATGGCGCGCGACGCCCTCGGACGGCTCGACCGCGCGCACCTGGTCCACGGCTTCGGCTCGCCGGCCGTCGCCGAACGCGACGGCACGATCCGCATGGTGCGCGGGCGTGGCATCTACGTCTGGGATGCCGCCGGTCGACGCTACGTCGACGGGCTCTCCGGCCTCTGGAACGTCGCCGTCGGCCACGGGCGCGCCGAGATCGCGCGCGCCGTGGCAAGGCAGGCGCGCCAGCTCGCCTACGCACCCACGCTGCTCGGTTTCGCGACCGAGCCGGCGATCCGTCTCGCCGCCCGCATCGCGAAGCTCCTGCCGAAGGAGCTGGGGCACGTCGTCTTCACGTCGGGCGGATCCGAGTCGAACGAGTCGGTCATCCGCTACGTGCGCGCCTACGCCCGCCTGCGCGGCACGCCCGACAAGATCCGCATCGTCGCGCTGACGAGCGCCTACCACGGCTCGTCGACGGGCGCGGCGAGCCTCACCGGCCTGTCGACGTTCCACCGGTACTACGAGCCGATGATGGCGGAGGTCGACCGGATCGCGCGGCCGTACTGCTATCGCTGCGAGCTCGGCAAGACGTATCCCGCCTGCGGCCTCGCCTGCGCCGACGAGCTCGAGCGCGTCGTCGCGCGCGAGGGCGCGGCGCGGATCGGGGCCGTCATCGTCGAGCCCGTCCAGGGCGTGGGTGGCGTGATCGTGCCGCCGGTCGGGTGGCTCGAGCGCCTGCGTGCGATCTGCGACCGGCACGACATCCTGCTCGTCGTCGACGAGGTGATCACCGGCTTCGGCCGCACGGGGAAGTGGTTCGGCTTCCAGCACGCGGCCGTGGTGCCGGACATGCTCGTCTTCGCCAAGGGCGTGACCAGCGGCTACCAGCCGCTCGGGGGCGTCGTGCTGCACGACCGCGTCTGGCGGGAGTTCGTCGGCGCCGGCCCCGACTTCGCGCTCCACCACGGCTTCACGTACTCCGGCCACCCGGTCGCGTGCGCAGCCGGCCTCGCGAATCTCGACATCATCGAGCGCGAGAAGCTCGTCGCCGCGGTGCGCGCGAAGGCGCCCTACTTCCGCATGAGGCTCGACGCGCTCGCCGCCTCGCCCGTCGTCGGTGAGATCCGCTCGATCGGCCTCATGGCGGCGGTCGAGATCGTCGCCGACAAGCCGACACGCCGTCCGTTCGCCGCGGACCTGCGCGTGCCGTGGAAGATCCGCGAGGCGGCGATCCGTCGCGGCCTGCTCTGCCGCGCGGGCGCCGAGGGCGTGATGCTCTGCCCCCCGCTCCCGACGACGCGGGCGGAGATCGATACTCTCGTCGGCGTCCTCGGCGAGGCCATCGCCGAGGTCGCGGCCGGCGAGAATCCGTAG
- a CDS encoding GMC family oxidoreductase has translation MTRLPPEYAITYPNVTDGSSLDGDRTFDADAVVVGTGAGGATAAARLRAAGRDVLMLEEGGLHRVDSFETDPSTMIRRLYRDAGTAMILGRPPIIFAEGRCVGGSTVINGGMSWRTPERVLTHWEADLGLDATGPREMERFFDEAERILHVESNHEDTYGKNTHLFLRGAAALGWPVARAPRNMRRCVGLNNCALGCPTGAKQGMHVTEVPRALHAGAALLTHARVMKVLWKGSRAAGVTGRLVDDAGRRRGRFTVRAKLVVLAAGARHTPGILRRSRVRARPVGRGLHTHPNAKCVGVFAERIDPWIGAHQAFHIHHFLDEGILIGYAAIPPGLLAAAMPGLGPENAERMALYNHMLTAATLVEDETEGRIVMGPDREPYMVQTLGDADIERLHRGVMLTAQLLFAAGARQVFTPFADLPTLDGPGDLARIAARPRTRDTIELMTVHIMGTARMAKDSSRGATDATGAVFDAKGLVVADASVLPSSIGVNPQETIIAMTLRNCERWIEASH, from the coding sequence GTGACGCGCCTGCCGCCCGAATACGCGATCACCTACCCGAACGTCACCGACGGCTCGTCTCTGGACGGCGATCGAACCTTCGACGCCGACGCGGTCGTCGTCGGCACGGGCGCAGGAGGCGCCACCGCGGCGGCGCGGCTGCGCGCCGCCGGTCGCGACGTGCTGATGCTCGAGGAAGGCGGCCTCCATCGCGTCGATTCGTTCGAAACCGATCCCTCGACGATGATCCGCCGCCTGTACCGCGATGCCGGTACGGCCATGATCCTCGGCCGCCCGCCCATCATCTTCGCCGAAGGGCGCTGCGTCGGCGGATCGACGGTGATCAACGGCGGCATGTCGTGGCGCACGCCGGAGCGCGTGCTCACCCACTGGGAGGCGGACCTCGGCCTCGACGCGACGGGGCCGCGCGAGATGGAGCGCTTCTTCGACGAGGCGGAGCGCATCCTCCACGTCGAGTCGAACCACGAGGACACCTACGGCAAGAACACGCACCTCTTCCTGCGCGGCGCCGCGGCGCTCGGCTGGCCCGTGGCGCGCGCGCCGCGCAACATGCGTCGCTGCGTCGGGCTCAACAACTGCGCGCTCGGCTGCCCGACCGGCGCCAAGCAAGGCATGCACGTGACCGAGGTGCCGCGCGCGCTGCACGCGGGCGCAGCGCTGCTGACGCACGCGCGCGTCATGAAGGTTCTCTGGAAGGGCTCGCGTGCGGCCGGCGTCACCGGCCGGCTCGTCGACGACGCGGGCCGGCGGCGCGGGCGCTTCACCGTGCGCGCGAAGCTGGTCGTGCTCGCAGCGGGGGCGCGTCACACGCCCGGCATCCTGCGGCGCAGCCGCGTGCGCGCCCGTCCGGTCGGTCGCGGGCTCCACACCCATCCGAACGCGAAGTGCGTCGGCGTCTTCGCCGAGCGCATCGACCCGTGGATCGGGGCGCACCAGGCGTTCCACATCCACCACTTCCTCGACGAGGGCATCCTCATCGGCTACGCGGCGATTCCACCCGGCCTCCTCGCCGCCGCGATGCCGGGACTCGGCCCGGAGAACGCGGAGAGGATGGCGCTCTACAATCACATGCTGACGGCCGCGACGCTGGTCGAGGACGAGACCGAAGGCCGCATCGTCATGGGCCCGGACCGCGAGCCGTACATGGTGCAGACGCTCGGCGACGCCGACATCGAGCGCCTGCACCGCGGGGTCATGCTGACCGCCCAGCTGCTCTTCGCCGCCGGCGCGCGGCAGGTCTTCACACCCTTCGCGGACCTGCCGACCTTGGACGGGCCCGGCGACCTCGCACGGATCGCGGCCCGGCCACGCACCCGCGACACCATCGAGCTCATGACCGTGCACATCATGGGCACGGCGCGTATGGCGAAGGATTCCTCGCGCGGCGCGACCGATGCCACGGGCGCCGTCTTCGACGCGAAGGGCCTCGTGGTCGCCGACGCGAGCGTGCTGCCCTCTTCCATCGGCGTGAATCCCCAGGAGACCATCATCGCGATGACACTGCGCAACTGCGAACGCTGGATCGAGGCTTCCCACTGA
- a CDS encoding BON domain-containing protein — protein sequence MRFVTTVLRSVALAVALGGAAFAMEKPDAWITTKAKIALLTAEGVHGTAVDVDTVDGRVTLHGKVRSEAEKARAVEVVRTIEGVRNVRDLLVVVSKEGEDAVTESDDAVKERVTTALKSDPGLADSSVAVQSVNAGVVLLSGKAATLSAHLRAIEVAAEVPGVRRVASEIQSPNTLADAEIFEDRPSAVAAAGDTITDAWLTSATKLRLIADSRTPSLDINVDTSKGVVTLFGIVPSQDAKRAAEEDARAVSGVAGVQNELQVVPAEHQPAVDSRDDDVEEAVKRAIDAREDLRRLGIDVEVKNGVVRLSGTVPGQGERLAAAVTARGAAGVRAVHDDLEVKGTAAN from the coding sequence ATGAGGTTCGTAACGACTGTGCTTCGCAGCGTCGCGCTCGCCGTCGCGCTCGGCGGCGCCGCGTTCGCCATGGAGAAACCCGACGCGTGGATCACCACCAAGGCCAAGATCGCGCTGCTGACCGCCGAGGGCGTCCACGGGACCGCCGTCGACGTCGACACCGTCGACGGGCGGGTGACGCTGCACGGAAAGGTGCGAAGCGAGGCCGAGAAAGCCCGCGCGGTCGAGGTCGTCCGCACGATCGAAGGTGTCCGGAACGTCCGCGATCTGCTCGTGGTGGTGAGCAAGGAAGGCGAGGATGCCGTCACCGAGTCGGACGACGCCGTCAAGGAGCGCGTGACCACGGCCTTGAAGAGCGACCCGGGACTCGCCGACAGCAGCGTCGCCGTCCAGTCGGTGAACGCGGGCGTGGTGCTCCTGTCGGGAAAGGCGGCGACCCTCTCGGCGCATTTGCGCGCGATCGAGGTCGCAGCCGAGGTCCCGGGCGTGCGCCGCGTCGCGAGCGAGATCCAGAGCCCGAATACGCTCGCGGACGCCGAGATCTTCGAAGACCGGCCGAGCGCGGTCGCGGCCGCCGGTGACACCATCACCGACGCGTGGCTCACGTCGGCCACGAAGCTGCGCCTCATCGCCGACTCGCGCACGCCGAGCCTCGACATCAACGTCGATACCAGCAAGGGCGTGGTGACGCTGTTCGGCATCGTCCCGTCGCAGGACGCGAAGCGGGCGGCGGAAGAGGACGCACGCGCGGTCTCGGGCGTCGCCGGCGTGCAGAACGAGCTGCAAGTCGTCCCCGCCGAGCACCAGCCCGCCGTCGATTCGCGTGACGACGACGTCGAGGAGGCCGTGAAGCGCGCCATCGACGCGCGCGAGGATCTGCGGCGCCTCGGGATCGACGTCGAGGTGAAGAACGGGGTGGTGCGCCTCAGCGGAACCGTGCCGGGCCAGGGAGAGCGGCTCGCGGCGGCCGTCACCGCCCGTGGCGCCGCAGGCGTCCGCGCCGTGCACGACGACCTGGAAGTGAAGGGCACCGCGGCGAACTAG
- a CDS encoding TIGR04283 family arsenosugar biosynthesis glycosyltransferase, giving the protein MPVLDEEARIAARLAELVASRFHELIVVDGGSRDRTVELARAHAGVRVLVTARGRGQQMNAGAREATGEVLLFVHADAQLPADAGAWIERTLAVPDVVAGAFRLHTVADVGRNWLGPFLRIADIRSHVTRVPYGDQALFVRRAAFEAVGGFPDVPLMEDIELAQRLRGVGRLVVVPAYVRVSGRRFLQHPIAGTLAMWTFPTLHRLGVPPRLLARLYGNPR; this is encoded by the coding sequence ATGCCGGTGCTCGACGAGGAGGCGCGGATCGCCGCGCGCCTCGCGGAGCTCGTCGCGTCGCGCTTCCACGAGCTGATCGTCGTCGACGGCGGCAGCCGCGACCGGACGGTCGAGCTCGCACGCGCGCATGCCGGCGTGCGCGTCCTCGTGACCGCGCGCGGTCGTGGCCAGCAGATGAACGCCGGCGCGCGCGAGGCGACGGGCGAGGTGCTGCTGTTCGTCCACGCCGACGCGCAGCTCCCCGCCGACGCCGGCGCGTGGATCGAGCGCACGCTCGCGGTCCCCGACGTCGTGGCGGGCGCCTTCCGGCTCCACACCGTGGCCGACGTCGGCCGCAACTGGCTCGGCCCGTTCCTGCGCATCGCCGACATCCGCTCGCACGTGACGCGCGTGCCGTACGGCGACCAGGCGCTCTTCGTCCGCCGTGCGGCGTTCGAGGCCGTGGGCGGCTTCCCGGATGTGCCCCTGATGGAGGACATCGAGCTGGCGCAGCGCCTGCGCGGCGTCGGACGCCTCGTCGTGGTGCCGGCCTACGTCCGCGTCTCGGGCCGCCGCTTTCTCCAGCACCCCATCGCGGGGACGCTCGCGATGTGGACGTTCCCGACGCTGCACCGCCTCGGCGTGCCCCCGCGCCTCCTCGCACGACTGTACGGGAACCCGAGGTAG
- a CDS encoding 2-oxo acid dehydrogenase subunit E2: MARNRFDGTPVPNVHPVRRIMPFIMPSKNGAFVLFEQEIATGPLAAFLADVNRGRTEGRHVTMFHCVLRAVGIAMTEFPRLNRYISGSRLYERRGVWLAFSAKQRLEKDAPLFTAKVEHKAGEPLEAFVDRVLGALGEGRSGKETATDREIKTFLRLPGPVLRVAVRLQRLLDGWNVYPASLLEGDPLYASAFVANLGSVGLDAAFHHLYEYGTIPIFATMGRFHRAPVVFENGSVGSREIFTLRYTYDERVEDGFYAARALERLAACLAEPATLR, from the coding sequence ATGGCGCGCAACCGCTTCGACGGCACGCCCGTGCCCAACGTCCATCCGGTTCGCCGCATCATGCCCTTCATCATGCCGTCCAAGAACGGCGCCTTCGTGCTCTTCGAGCAGGAGATCGCGACCGGGCCGCTCGCGGCCTTTCTCGCCGACGTGAACCGCGGGCGGACCGAGGGCCGCCACGTCACGATGTTCCACTGCGTGCTGCGCGCCGTCGGCATCGCGATGACCGAGTTCCCTCGCCTGAACCGCTACATCTCCGGGTCGCGCCTCTACGAGCGACGCGGCGTCTGGCTCGCCTTCAGCGCGAAGCAGCGGCTGGAGAAGGACGCCCCGCTCTTCACGGCGAAGGTGGAGCACAAGGCCGGCGAGCCGCTCGAAGCGTTCGTCGATCGCGTGCTCGGCGCGCTCGGCGAGGGCCGCTCCGGCAAGGAGACGGCGACCGATCGAGAGATCAAGACGTTCCTGCGGCTCCCCGGACCGGTGCTCCGCGTCGCGGTCCGCCTGCAGCGCCTGCTCGACGGCTGGAACGTCTATCCGGCGTCGCTCCTCGAGGGCGATCCGCTCTACGCCTCGGCGTTCGTCGCCAACCTGGGATCGGTCGGCCTCGACGCCGCATTCCACCACCTCTACGAGTACGGGACGATCCCGATCTTCGCGACCATGGGCCGATTCCACCGCGCCCCGGTCGTGTTCGAGAACGGGTCGGTCGGCAGCCGCGAGATCTTCACGCTGCGCTACACGTACGACGAGCGCGTCGAGGACGGGTTCTACGCGGCGCGCGCGCTCGAGCGCCTGGCGGCCTGCCTGGCGGAGCCGGCGACGCTCCGGTAG
- a CDS encoding MFS transporter, translating into MTGADARDDLLRLVLAALRFRDYRRFWIGSFTASLGLWIQTVALGWLVYDLTHAASWLGTVSFCGNLPTLVLGLVGGAIADRASRRLLMMGSLVLMATSATLLALLTMLGHIAVWHVIAIAMVSGTATALYTPAMHSIVPSLVPAEHLFQAISLNSVQFNLARTLGPALAGVLVSPIGPQGCFALNAVGSLWLAVVVARLRLPPHSADAPAPILRALREGLGYVRRHPVIGPAIFLAAVMSLFGFPYIIMLPAVASGTLGLADAAGLGYLMASVGAGAVVGGLTISAVGNRERSGRITVVGAVLFGIVLSCFAIVRTLRTTMGLLLLLGTLQTLSISSMMTTIQSAVHDGMRGRVMSMITVLFFGFSTLGGLVAGLVGDRVGVPLVLASGGVVTAAVALVLARSSAFA; encoded by the coding sequence TTGACCGGCGCTGACGCGCGTGATGACCTCCTGCGTCTGGTGCTGGCGGCCCTGCGTTTCCGCGACTACCGTCGCTTCTGGATCGGATCGTTCACCGCGAGCCTCGGGCTGTGGATCCAGACGGTCGCGCTCGGCTGGCTCGTCTACGACCTCACGCACGCCGCCTCCTGGCTGGGGACGGTGAGCTTCTGCGGCAACCTGCCGACGCTGGTGCTCGGCCTCGTCGGCGGCGCCATCGCCGATCGGGCGAGCCGGCGCCTGCTCATGATGGGAAGCCTCGTGCTGATGGCGACGAGCGCCACGTTGCTCGCCCTCCTGACGATGCTCGGACACATCGCCGTCTGGCACGTGATCGCCATCGCCATGGTGTCGGGCACGGCCACCGCCCTGTACACGCCGGCCATGCATTCGATCGTGCCGAGCCTCGTCCCGGCGGAGCACCTCTTTCAGGCCATCTCGCTCAACTCCGTGCAGTTCAACCTCGCCCGCACGCTCGGCCCGGCGCTCGCGGGCGTGCTCGTCTCGCCGATCGGCCCGCAGGGCTGCTTCGCGCTCAACGCCGTCGGGTCGCTCTGGCTCGCCGTCGTGGTCGCGCGCCTGCGGCTCCCCCCGCACTCGGCCGACGCGCCGGCGCCGATCCTCCGCGCCCTCCGCGAGGGGCTCGGCTACGTGCGGCGCCATCCGGTGATCGGTCCTGCGATCTTCCTCGCAGCCGTGATGAGCCTCTTCGGCTTCCCGTACATCATCATGCTGCCGGCAGTCGCGTCGGGCACGCTCGGGCTCGCCGACGCCGCCGGCCTCGGCTACCTGATGGCGAGTGTCGGCGCAGGGGCCGTGGTGGGTGGGCTCACCATCTCGGCCGTCGGCAACCGCGAGCGCAGCGGGCGCATCACCGTCGTCGGCGCGGTGCTGTTCGGCATCGTGCTCTCGTGCTTCGCGATCGTGCGGACCCTGCGCACGACGATGGGGCTCCTCCTCCTGCTCGGCACCCTGCAGACGCTCTCGATCTCGTCGATGATGACGACCATCCAGTCGGCGGTCCACGACGGGATGCGCGGGCGCGTCATGAGCATGATCACGGTGCTCTTCTTCGGCTTCTCGACCCTCGGCGGGCTGGTCGCGGGACTCGTCGGCGACCGCGTCGGCGTGCCGCTCGTGCTCGCGAGCGGCGGGGTCGTGACGGCCGCCGTCGCCCTGGTGCTCGCACGCTCGTCCGCCTTCGCATAG